The nucleotide sequence GACCTCGAGGGCATCGCGGTCTCCACCGGGTCGGCGTGCTCGTCGGGCACGCTCGAGCCGTCGCACGTGCTCCGGGCCATGGGCCTCGGCACGCATCGCACCCAGAGCTCGCTGCGCTTCAGCCTGGGAGCGACCACCGACACCACGCACATCGATCGCACGCTCGACGTGCTTGCCGGCCTCGTGGCCCGGCTCCGGCGGCTGGCCGGGAGCGGCGCCCGCCCGGCGAGGTGAACCACACGATGACCCGGACTCCCCACGCCCGGGCCGGGCAGCGGCCCGGAGATGCCACGCCATGACGATCGTCGTCGCGATGTCGGGCGGAGTGGACTCGACGGTCGCCGCGGCGCTGCTCGTCGAGGAGGGCTACGACGTCGTCGGCCTGTCGATGCAGGTGTACGACCAGCGAGAGGGCGAGGCCAGGTTCGGCAGCTGCTGCACGCTCGACGACCTGCACGATGCGCGGCGCGCGGCGCACCGCCTCGGCATCCCCCACTACATCGTCAACTTCGAGCGGCCGTTCGAGACGCACGTCATCGACCGTTTCGTCGCGGAGTACCTGGCCGGCCGGACACCCATTCCCTGCACCCGCTGCAACAGCGACGTCAAGTTCGCCACGCTCGTCGAGCGGGCGGCGGGCCTCGGCGCCGACGCGCTCGCCACCGGGCACTACGCGCGCGTCGCCTTCGACCAGGCCCGCGGCCGCTACGTGCTGCGGCGCGGCACAGACCCTGCCAAGGACCAGGCGTACTTCCTGTTCTCGCTGACGCAGGCCCAGCTGGCCGGCACGCGCTTTCCCGTGGGCCATCTGCGCAAGGCCGACGTGAGGGCGCTCGCACGAGCGCGGGGGCTGCCCGTCGCCGACAAGCCCGACAGCCACGAAATCTGTTTCGTCCCCGACGGCGACTACGCCGCGTTCGTCGAGCGGCGTGCAGGAAGACGCCCCCCCGCCGGCCCCTTCGTCGACGCGGCCGGCTCGGTCGTCGGCACGCACGAGGGCCTGCACCGCTACACCGTCGGTCAGCGAAAGGGTCTCGGCCTGGCGGCCGGACGCCCCCTCTACGTCGTCGAGCTTCGACCCGACACGAACACCGTGGTGGTCGGCGAACGCGCGGCGCTCGAGCGGACTCGACTCGTGGCGCGCGACGTCAGCTGGGTCGCGGGCGCGGCCCCAGCGGGGCCGATGCCGGCGTCGGTGCAGATTCGTCATCGTCACGCCGCCGCGGCGGCGACGGTCCGCGTGGTCGGCGACGGTGTCGCCGAGGTGGAGTTCGAGCACCCACAGGCGGCCATCGCGCCCGGCCAGGCGGCGGTGTTCTTCGATGGCGACGAGGTGCTCGGCGGCGGGTGGATCGAGTCGAGCGGTTGAGGGCCAGACCATCGTCTGGCCCTTCCGCGTCGGGTCAGTGGGAGGCGGTCGGGGCGTCAGCCGACGCTGGCACGGCGGCGCGGTCCGACGCGTGCTCGAGGAACCGTTCCGCGTCGATGGCCGCCATGCAGCCGCTGCCGGCCGCCGTGATGGCCTGGCGGTACACGTGGTCCTGGACGTCGCCACAGGCGAACACCCCGGGCACGTTCGTCCGGGTTCCCTCGCGGGTGACCAGGTACCCGTTCTGGTCCATGTCGAGCGTGCCCTTGAACAACGAGGTATTCGGGGTGTGGCCAATGGCCACGAACAGCCCGTCGACGGCGAGCTCGCGCTGCTGGCCGCTCACGGTATCGCGGAGGCGCAGCCCCGACACCTCGCCTTTCGAGACGTCGCGCACCTCGTCGACGATGGTGTTCCACAGGAGCTCGATCTTGGGATGGGCCAGGACCTTGTCCTGCATGATCTTCGAGGCGCGCAGCCGGTCGCGCCGGTGAATCAGTGAAACCTTCGAGGCGAACTTGGTGAGGAAGATGGCCTCTTCGGCTGCCGAGTCGCCTCCGCCCACGACCGCCACCGGCCGGCCCCGGTAGAAGTAGCCATCGCAGGTGGCGCACGTGGTGACGCCGCGGCCCATGAGCTTCGCTTCCGACTCGAGGCCCAGCAGCCGGGCCGACGCCCCGGTGGCCACAATCAGCGCCTGCGCTTGCACCGGATCGCCCTCGTTCAGGCGGACCGTGAAGGGACGGGTGGCGAGATCGACGGCCTCGACGTGCCCGGTGACGATCTCGGCGCCGAACCGCTCGGCCTGGCGCCGCAACTCGGCGATCAGGTCGGGGCCCATGATGCCGTCACGGTAGCCGGGCCAGTTCTCGACCATCGTGGTCAGCATCAGCTGACCGCCGGCGGTGAGCCCCTCGATGACGAGGGGGCGCAGGTTCGCCCGCGCGGCGTAGAGGGCGGCGGTCAGTCCCGCCGGCCCGGACCCGATGATGACGACATCCCGCATGATCAGGCGTGCCTCTCGAGCATCTTCTTGAGGTGGTTCTTGTCGGCCACGCCCACCATCGAATCGACGACCGAGCCGTTCTTGAAGACGAGCAGCGTGGGAATGCTGCGCACGCCGTAGCGCGTCGAGATCTCGGGATAGTCGTCGACGTTGAGCTTGCCCACCACGGCCTTGCCCTCGAGCTCGCTCGCGAGCGCGTCGATCGCCGGCGCGATCATGCGGCACGGGCCGCACCACTCCGCCCAGAAATCGACCAGCACCGGAGCCGCCGCCTTGAGGACTGCGCTGTCGAAGTTGCCATCGGTGAACGTCTGGACCTTCTCGGATGCCATACTCTCCCCTTCGAACGATTCGTCTCCCCGCCGGGCCGCGCACCTGCGCACGTCCGAACGCCCGGTTACCGCCTCGCCCGGCCCCGGCGGCCGAGGCTGCGGTTCATGATACCCGCCTGCCGGCCCGGCAACGAGCCGACCCACTCGTCACCCTCTAGGATGCGGCCGGCCCGGCTGGCGTTACACGCTGGCGTGCGCCACCGCCGCCTGGCGCGCCCGCTCGTAGGCCCGTTCGTAGCTCCGGGCGGCCGCTTCCCACGAGAAGTCGCGTCCCATCCCGTTCTGCTGGAGCAGGCGCCAGGCATCACGGTCGTGGTAGGTCGCGAGCGCGTACTTGAGCATGCCGAGCAGCGCCGCGGGGGAGTACTCGTGAAACTTGAACCCGGTCCCCCGTCCCGACGCGGCGTCGAAGTGGTCGACGCTGTCGTCGAGCCCTCCCGTGGCCCGGACGACCGGAACCGTGCCGTATCGCTGAGCGTACATCTGGCTCAGGCCACACGGCTCGAAGCGCGACGGCAGCAGGAACAGGTCGCTGCCGGCGTGCACGAGGTGCGCGGTCTGTTCGTCGTAGCCGATCCGAACGGCGATCCGGTCGGCCGCCAGGGCCGAGAGCGCTCGCCACATGTCCTCGTATCGAGCCTCGCCCGTGCCGAGGACGACGAACGAGGCGTCGAGTTGTGCGAATTCCGCCTGCGCGGCGGCAATCAGATCGAGGCCCTTCTGGTCGATCATCCGGGCGATCATCCCGACGAGCGGCCGCGACAAGGTGACGGGGTCGACCGGCAGGCCGTACGCGCCGAGCAGTGCCCGCTTGTTCAGTTCCTTGCCAGCCAGGTCGCCAGGCGAATACCGCGCGGGAATCAACGGGTCGGACGACGGATCCCAGCATGCAGTATCGATGCCGTTCAGGATCCCGACGAGGTCGCGCCGACGGCTCGCCACGATTCCCTCGAAGCCGAGCCCGGCCTCGGGGGTGAGCAGTTCCTCAGCGTACCGCGGACTGACCGTCGTCAGGAGGTCGGCACAGGTGAGTCCCCCCTTGAGCAGGCTCATTCTCCCCCAGTACTCCACGCCGTGCACCGTGTAGAGCTCGGGGGGCAGACCGAGCGCCTCGATCCAGTAATGCCCGTCGCACAACCCCTTGTACGCGACGTTGTGGATGGTGAACACGGTCGGCACGCCTCCGAACACGGGATGGTCGGCGTACAGCGTGCGCAGGAATACCGGGACGAGCGCCGCCTGCCAGTCGTGCGCGTGCACGATGTCGGGACGAAGGCCGGTCGCGAGGGCAAACTCGATCGCGGCGCGCGACAACAGGCCGAACCGGCGAGGGTTGTCGTCGTAGTCGTCGTTGCCGACACCGTACAGACCCTCGCGGTCGAACATCGCGGGGCAGTCGACGAGGATGGCCCGGGCACCGGGCGCCAGAGCTGCCTCGTGACACGTGACCTCGATCACCTCTCGGCCGAGGGGCACGGCGACCGCCGTCGATCGGGTGCCGGCGACATCAATCCCGCGATAACGGGGGACGACGAGCGTCACGTCGTGGCCGGCCCGGCCAAGCGCGACGGGGAGGGCTCCGGCAACGTC is from Acidobacteriota bacterium and encodes:
- the trxB gene encoding thioredoxin-disulfide reductase, producing MRDVVIIGSGPAGLTAALYAARANLRPLVIEGLTAGGQLMLTTMVENWPGYRDGIMGPDLIAELRRQAERFGAEIVTGHVEAVDLATRPFTVRLNEGDPVQAQALIVATGASARLLGLESEAKLMGRGVTTCATCDGYFYRGRPVAVVGGGDSAAEEAIFLTKFASKVSLIHRRDRLRASKIMQDKVLAHPKIELLWNTIVDEVRDVSKGEVSGLRLRDTVSGQQRELAVDGLFVAIGHTPNTSLFKGTLDMDQNGYLVTREGTRTNVPGVFACGDVQDHVYRQAITAAGSGCMAAIDAERFLEHASDRAAVPASADAPTASH
- the mnmA gene encoding tRNA 2-thiouridine(34) synthase MnmA encodes the protein MTIVVAMSGGVDSTVAAALLVEEGYDVVGLSMQVYDQREGEARFGSCCTLDDLHDARRAAHRLGIPHYIVNFERPFETHVIDRFVAEYLAGRTPIPCTRCNSDVKFATLVERAAGLGADALATGHYARVAFDQARGRYVLRRGTDPAKDQAYFLFSLTQAQLAGTRFPVGHLRKADVRALARARGLPVADKPDSHEICFVPDGDYAAFVERRAGRRPPAGPFVDAAGSVVGTHEGLHRYTVGQRKGLGLAAGRPLYVVELRPDTNTVVVGERAALERTRLVARDVSWVAGAAPAGPMPASVQIRHRHAAAAATVRVVGDGVAEVEFEHPQAAIAPGQAAVFFDGDEVLGGGWIESSG
- the trxA gene encoding thioredoxin; this translates as MASEKVQTFTDGNFDSAVLKAAAPVLVDFWAEWCGPCRMIAPAIDALASELEGKAVVGKLNVDDYPEISTRYGVRSIPTLLVFKNGSVVDSMVGVADKNHLKKMLERHA
- the glgA gene encoding glycogen synthase GlgA, producing the protein MSILMVASEALPFAKTGGLGDVAGALPVALGRAGHDVTLVVPRYRGIDVAGTRSTAVAVPLGREVIEVTCHEAALAPGARAILVDCPAMFDREGLYGVGNDDYDDNPRRFGLLSRAAIEFALATGLRPDIVHAHDWQAALVPVFLRTLYADHPVFGGVPTVFTIHNVAYKGLCDGHYWIEALGLPPELYTVHGVEYWGRMSLLKGGLTCADLLTTVSPRYAEELLTPEAGLGFEGIVASRRRDLVGILNGIDTACWDPSSDPLIPARYSPGDLAGKELNKRALLGAYGLPVDPVTLSRPLVGMIARMIDQKGLDLIAAAQAEFAQLDASFVVLGTGEARYEDMWRALSALAADRIAVRIGYDEQTAHLVHAGSDLFLLPSRFEPCGLSQMYAQRYGTVPVVRATGGLDDSVDHFDAASGRGTGFKFHEYSPAALLGMLKYALATYHDRDAWRLLQQNGMGRDFSWEAAARSYERAYERARQAAVAHASV